From the uncultured Methanomethylovorans sp. genome, the window ATCTGTAAGAGTTTCTCTTCTGTGACTTGTCCTATACCCCAAAGCTTTTTTACAGGCATGGGACTTAAGAAAGCAGTTACATCTTCTGGATTAACCCCTGTCAAACCATCTGGTTTTTTGAAGGATGATGCCATCTTGGCAATGAGCTTGTTAGGGCCAATGCCCACTGAGCATGTGAGTTTTTCTTGTTCCAGGATGTCATGCTTTATCTGCATGCCAATATCCTTTGCCTTCTCAAAATTTCCGTCACAATTGTGAGTTATTTCTAGGAATGCCTCATCAATGCTCATTTTCTCAAATGCTTCCTCACCATCTGCATGTGAGTGCAGTATGTCCATGATTCTTGCAGAAACCTCTTCATAGAACTGCTTGCGCACAGGAAGAAAAACAGCATCAGACTTGAGTGCTTTAGCCTGTCTGCAGGGCATGGCTGACCGTATACCAGCTTTTCTGGCAATATAGTTAGAAGTGCTCACCGCTCCTCCTTCTTCCCCACGATTAGAGTACATGCACACGACTACTGCCTTATCTTTAAGGAAGGGATTTTCACGCTCCTCGATAGCGGCATAGAAGTAATCCATATCCACATGTATTATTACACGTTCCATTAAAAGAAAAAGGATGAGGTAGTTTTTATTGTTAACTGAAGATTTGGCTTTGTAGAAATGCTCATTTGAACAATATATGTAACCTTGACATACCTGTCAAGGTTATGCACTAATAGTTTCAATTTAACCTCTTTTGCTTGATTCCAATACTTTTTTGCCTTCACTTCTTCCCCGTATTTCCTTTTCAGAACAGAGAACATCGTTTCTACAAGATTTCTGCAATGGTACAATATTTCCTCAAACTCATCGATCATTTTTCTACGATACTTACCCTTGATCTTCTTCCTTTTCCTTTCTCTCAAAGGAATCATAGCTACTGCGTCTAGTTCTTCCCTTACTAGAGAATGTATAGCTTCAGAATCGTAACCTTTGTCCATAAGGTAAAACTTTGATTGGCGATTTTTATGACATTGCCGTAGCAATGTCATCGCATGCTTTGCATCATGGATAGGCTTACCAGATATCTTAAAACCAGTGATAATAAACTTCTTTGTATCAATGGAAATACTCACTTTTAGGAATGATCTACGTTTCTTTCCAGTCCTAAAAGAGTAATAGTAGCTACAGTGACCACTCGTAAATCCACTCGAATCAATGGCAATTATCTCTATTTTTTCGCCATATGAATAGAACAGTTTTAGTGTTTGCTGTAACAACGATCTGAAAAGAATTGACCTAAGTCTAGTTATAAACTTGTGAAGTGTGGTATAATGTGGAACCTCTTTTAAACCAATTCTTAACTTCAAACTCTCCATTAATTCAACAAGTTCAACAATACTTCTGTAATCTACATTAAGATATTCTTTTAACAAAATCAAGGTCAATAGCTGGTGTTGTGTATATTTCCTTTTCGAATATTTGCAACTATAGATCGGCAGGTGTGATTTTCCTGATACAGCTAAAGCTGTATCAACAAACTTTAAGTACTTATTTGACAAAACACAATCATCCCCTTTGTGTTTCAGTGGAAAGTAATACTCAGGGGATTTATTCTTTTTAAATTATTAGGTCAAAATAAAAGCAAAAGTAGCATTTCTACAGAGCCGAAGATTTATTAATTTAAATCTGAGGCCATTAAATTAGAACAGAAATATAAGGAGCCAATTTGATACCTCTTGGTAAAAAAAGAATGGGTAAAAAAGTTATAGTTATTAGAATATCGTATCCCTGCAGTCCACATAGAAGTTACTGAAGTCTGGAAGTGTTCCTGTAATAGGTTTTGCATATATATACTCTTTTTCAAAGTGAGGTCTGAATTCCTTCAGCACTTCAAGGAGAGGATCAGCTGGATCCATATAAGTACCAAAGAACTCACATCTTGTTTCGTACATCACGGAACTGCAGTGTTCAAAAATATCCACCATGGCATCTGCATGCCCTGGTTTGAATGCATGATTAACGATATTGCGGAATTTAAAGTACTTGCCCTCCTTAGGTATGAGTGTCATATGTGTGAGATGTCGTAGGGTTCCTTGCACATTTGATATGAGCCTCCACATTAGTGGTTCTTTGATATAGACCATTTCTGCAAATACTGCTGTGTCCCAGAAGCCTCCACAAGCAATTATTTTTTCATTTTCCTTTGCAACTATGAAATTTTCAAGTCCATACCCCAATATTCCATTGACACGATCTTTAAAACTTTTAGGTGTAAATGGCATGAAATGTGTTCTCCCAGCATAGTATTGGTTGATAAGTTCTACAGCTTTAGGTAGATCTGACTCGTTAATGTGTTCGAGTTCATATTTTCCTTTTGTTCTCTCTTTCTTGCTGGTAGACATTTCACAGATTGTAATCTCTTTTTCCTTTATGTAGCCCATTTTTTCCATAAATTTTATGGAAGGTTCACTTGGTCCATACATATAACAATAGATATAGGAAGCATTGATATCCTTTGCACATTTTTCTACTTCTTTGATCAGTTGGGTTCCTATACCTTTTCTTCGAAAACTTGGGTCTACCATGACTTCGATTAGGTATATATATGGTTTAATAGGTCCATTTTTGACTGTCCATCCCACATAACCTACAATCTGTTCATGTTCCTCTGCTACCATTATCTCCCAGTTATCATAAAGCTCATATCTGATGGTAATATCCGGAGATAGGTCAGCCACCATAGCTAGTTTGTCGTTACCTTGCGGACTCAATTTTTCAATATTAAGCAACGCATCATTGTCACTAGATGTGAAGGGTCTGATTAGTACCATATGTATTCCCCCAAACTCATTCTGTTTCCATGACAAAAAAATAGACCATTAACTTAACTCTTCTCTTTATCAGGCGGTCAAATTCCCCATTAAATAAAGATTGATTTTGATAAATATATAGTTTTGGAACTATTTGAAAATTAAATTAAATAAATTGTAAATAAGGAACGTGGAATAAGTGATTTATTTAGTTGTAAAAATTTAACGGATTATACAAAGAAACCTCTACTTAATTATATATACGATTAGACGGAAATCTATGTCCATAGGTCGACGGATATTTTGTTCAGAAGATATTTATACTAATGCATAGTTAATAAAGTCATTAATAGGTTAAGATTGGTCATTGATTTCCAAAACAAAAATTGGAGGTTTATGCTATGGAAAATATAAAAACAACTATAGTCAATTACCTAAAAGACAATTCTTTTATGGACAAGAACGCCAATTTGACAGATACCGATTCTCTTACTCAGAGTGGGATCATAGATTCAATTGGTTTACTCGAATTGTTGGATTACATAAGTGAAAAATATTCAATAGAAATTCCTGAAGACATGCTTATTCCGGAAAATCTAGATTCATTAAAAGGATTAACTAGTATGGTAACCAAACTTACAAAGTGAGATAATGAAAATAGATGCATATCTTACAGAGCATGCCAGAAAAACACCTTCTCGCATTTTCCTAGAAGAGGGTAATAATTCCATATCATATGGGGCCCTTGAAGCTAGTGTTAATGACATAGCTTCATCTATGCGGGAATATAGGCATTGTAGGTTTGCAATACTTGAAGAGATGGGCATCCAGTACATAAAAATGCTTATGGCAGTATACAGATCGGATAATATTGCTATCCCTATGCCGATCGAAATGCCTCCATCTAGTCTGGAAAAGATACTTGATGCTGGACATGTCAGGAATATAATTACAACAGAGACACAGTACTCTAAATTTGGGGAAGCTTTTTTCGAGCGTTTTGGGACTGTCATCATCATTTCAGATGATAATTCCTGTAAGTTTTTACGCAAGGAACTATCAGTAGAGTCAAATCACCCTAAATTAAGACTTGTATTGTACACTTCTGGTACTACAGGTATTCCTAAAGGGGTCATGTTAAGTGATAAAAATATTACCACAAATGCAGCAGCTATTATCAAAATACTAAATCTCACTTCCGCTGATAAAGCAGCACAGGTAATATCCCCACACCACGCTTTTGGAAATTCAATCATTAATTCCCATTTGATGTCAGGCGGATGTATTTCAATGGGGAATATGAAATTCATAGGCTCGGTTTTTGGTTTAATTGAGTCGGATGTTACTGTATTCTATGGTGTACCCAGTACATATCGTATACTTTTGCGTTATCCGGATAGGTTCAAAAAGGCATTTTCTAATGTCAAGGTTGCTGCCTCAGCAGGCGGAGGTATGACCAAACAGATAGTCAGGAACATAAAAGAATTGGCTCCTGGCATCGAGATATTACCAATGTATGGTCAAACTGAAGCTACAGCAAGGCTTGCATACGTACCAAAGCAAGATGTCGAAGAGTTCATCGAAACTATAGGCATGCCAATTCCGGGTGTAACTCTGGATGTATTTGATGACAACAGAAATCCCGTAGAACCAAATATCACAGGTGAACTGGTTGCTAAGGGTGATAATATACTGTTGGGGTATCTAGATGACGAAAATGCAACAAAAAAGAAGATTGTAGATGGATGGATGTATACAGGAGATCTCGCACAGAAATTACCCAATGGATACTTTAAATTAATGGGACGCAAGGACGATCTCCTTAAAATAGGGGACCATTTGGTAAACCCAAGAGAAATAGAAAAATCTATTGAGAACAACAATAAGGTCTCTGCAGTTTTTGTTGTGCCAGTGCCTCATGACCTGATGGGGACTGCCATATGTCTCATGGTGATACCTGAGCCTGAAACTGATATTGACGTTTTGTTCAAGTTCTGTCGCAAGAATCTTCCGTCTCACTTACATCCTAAAGAGATTCTCTTTATTGACCACCTTCCATTAACTGAGAATGGTAAGATCTGTAATCGATTGATTCTAGAGGAATACAAAAATGTCAAAAATTGTATGTAAAAAATGTGTCCTGGACTCTGATATCCCAGGTATAACGATCAATCCGGAGACTGGTCTCTGTCATTTCTGTGAAACTTATAAACCTCTCACTGAACCTGAAAAGGAACAATACTTGACAGAGATGGAAGAGATATTTGATAGAATTAAAGGCAAGGGTGAATATGACGTAATCTATGCGTTATCAGGTGGAAAAGATTCTTCATATACGCTCTATAAGCTCAAACAGGATTATCCATTTCTGAAAGTCTTGGCTGTTCTGTTCAATAATGGTTTCATATCTGAGAATGCAATTGAAAATGCCAAGAAGATGTGTGAGATCACAGGATCTGACTATTATGAGCTGACAATGGACAGGAAACAGCTATGCGGCGTTTGGAAAAAAGCTGCTGATTCTGTAGATGCATTTCCTAAATTTGCCAAATACAGAGCCAGTGATATCTGCAACACTTGTATCAGTATTATTAAGCAGAAGCTGATAGAAAATGCCATTGCCAGAAATGCACCAGTCATAATATTTGCTTTCACAGCTGGTCAAGCTCCTAATCCTATAATCAAGTTAAACTATAATTTCATCAATTTATCAAGAAATCTTTTTGAAAAGCAGCTTCAAAAAATAGGTATTGATGACAAAGATGAAAGTTTCATGATCAAAAAGTCAGTCATTGAAAAGATGGACAAGAGCAATCCTCCTATGATCATTCATCCTCTATGCATGTGGGATTATAATGAGGATATGGTAGTTGAGACTGTGACCAAGATTGGATGGAAACCTCCAAAACTCAATGACAGCAACTCGACCAACTGCAAGTTGAACTCCCTTGCCTGCCATAACCACTTGGAAAAATACGGGATACATCCTTATGCA encodes:
- the dinB gene encoding DNA polymerase IV, which produces MERVIIHVDMDYFYAAIEERENPFLKDKAVVVCMYSNRGEEGGAVSTSNYIARKAGIRSAMPCRQAKALKSDAVFLPVRKQFYEEVSARIMDILHSHADGEEAFEKMSIDEAFLEITHNCDGNFEKAKDIGMQIKHDILEQEKLTCSVGIGPNKLIAKMASSFKKPDGLTGVNPEDVTAFLSPMPVKKLWGIGQVTEEKLLQMGIETIGQLADYDILELISVFGKNRGTWLKKAASGVDESPVTERTATDQIGRMASLKEDTREDNMIFSLMGELVDDVIKKTRERKVSFRSVTVTVIFSNFRMSTKSRTLNHAVSDKGILNETAREMMLQFLHESNMNFRRIGVRVGNLQQNTGQKSLFEFM
- a CDS encoding IS5 family transposase, with translation MSNKYLKFVDTALAVSGKSHLPIYSCKYSKRKYTQHQLLTLILLKEYLNVDYRSIVELVELMESLKLRIGLKEVPHYTTLHKFITRLRSILFRSLLQQTLKLFYSYGEKIEIIAIDSSGFTSGHCSYYYSFRTGKKRRSFLKVSISIDTKKFIITGFKISGKPIHDAKHAMTLLRQCHKNRQSKFYLMDKGYDSEAIHSLVREELDAVAMIPLRERKRKKIKGKYRRKMIDEFEEILYHCRNLVETMFSVLKRKYGEEVKAKKYWNQAKEVKLKLLVHNLDRYVKVTYIVQMSISTKPNLQLTIKTTSSFFF
- a CDS encoding GNAT family N-acetyltransferase; this encodes MVLIRPFTSSDNDALLNIEKLSPQGNDKLAMVADLSPDITIRYELYDNWEIMVAEEHEQIVGYVGWTVKNGPIKPYIYLIEVMVDPSFRRKGIGTQLIKEVEKCAKDINASYIYCYMYGPSEPSIKFMEKMGYIKEKEITICEMSTSKKERTKGKYELEHINESDLPKAVELINQYYAGRTHFMPFTPKSFKDRVNGILGYGLENFIVAKENEKIIACGGFWDTAVFAEMVYIKEPLMWRLISNVQGTLRHLTHMTLIPKEGKYFKFRNIVNHAFKPGHADAMVDIFEHCSSVMYETRCEFFGTYMDPADPLLEVLKEFRPHFEKEYIYAKPITGTLPDFSNFYVDCRDTIF
- a CDS encoding acyl carrier protein, with the translated sequence MENIKTTIVNYLKDNSFMDKNANLTDTDSLTQSGIIDSIGLLELLDYISEKYSIEIPEDMLIPENLDSLKGLTSMVTKLTK
- a CDS encoding class I adenylate-forming enzyme family protein, which encodes MKIDAYLTEHARKTPSRIFLEEGNNSISYGALEASVNDIASSMREYRHCRFAILEEMGIQYIKMLMAVYRSDNIAIPMPIEMPPSSLEKILDAGHVRNIITTETQYSKFGEAFFERFGTVIIISDDNSCKFLRKELSVESNHPKLRLVLYTSGTTGIPKGVMLSDKNITTNAAAIIKILNLTSADKAAQVISPHHAFGNSIINSHLMSGGCISMGNMKFIGSVFGLIESDVTVFYGVPSTYRILLRYPDRFKKAFSNVKVAASAGGGMTKQIVRNIKELAPGIEILPMYGQTEATARLAYVPKQDVEEFIETIGMPIPGVTLDVFDDNRNPVEPNITGELVAKGDNILLGYLDDENATKKKIVDGWMYTGDLAQKLPNGYFKLMGRKDDLLKIGDHLVNPREIEKSIENNNKVSAVFVVPVPHDLMGTAICLMVIPEPETDIDVLFKFCRKNLPSHLHPKEILFIDHLPLTENGKICNRLILEEYKNVKNCM